The stretch of DNA AATCTTTCGGCGATACGGTTCCTGAGTGTATAACCGCTGATACCGCTCCGAGGGCGGATCCGTCTGTTGATCTTTTTTCAACGAGTTAACCAGCTCATCCGAGATGGTATATTTGTTTTGAGAAATACTGAGGTAACGTCGCAAGTCATCAAGCTCGTTGAGATACAGTTCCATTACAATTTGCCGCTGCTCTAGAATTGTTTCCCACGTCACTTCGGAGGTCACATTTGGATTTCCATCACGGTCACTTCCAATCCATGAACGGTATTTTAAAATCGTACTAAAATCAGGAACTTCATCATAATACGTTTCAAAAGCATTGCGCAGATCATCATAAAGTACGGGGATGGTCTCCCAAATAGCATTACGGAAATAAAACATTCCGTTTTCAACTTCATCTTCGACGGTCACGCGTTCACTTCGCACCTCATCAGTAGCCAACAGCAAATGGATTTCATTAAAAATATCCATCTTCTTTTCTTTCCGTTCCGAGGGCGTCAAATCCTGCCGGCGTAATTGCCCGATCATCTCAGTAATACGCTGTTGTTTAACCAAAACACTGTGCCGACGTGCTTCTGTGGGATGCGCCGTAATGGTTGGTTGAATATCGAGCTTACCAATAACCTTAGCTGCTTCCTCCATATTATATCCCTTTTCCTTCATATAGAATACAGCCTCGGCAATGCTTTCGCTGCGCGGGGATTGCGGATTAGTATGTATCGCCCGGTCACGATTAATACGTGTGATTTCGCGCTGCTCCTGAGAATTCATTAAATGGAAAAAGACGGTATAATACCGCAAAAAACCGGATATCTGCTCAATGGATAAATCATTAATTTTATGTTCCAGATCTTTGAAAGCCTGATCATCCCCATCATCAAAAGCACTGGCAGCCAGCTGTGGAAATGTAATAAGCATCTCGAGAAATGCTTCGCTCTCTTTTCCCCGGACAATGTCTTCTAAAAAATGAGTAAGCAGTTCAACCTGCCCCGCCAACTCACTGCTTATGTCAGTTTCTTCTCCGAATGTCTCAATTAATTTTTCCCAATGCATTGATTCACTATATATTTTATATAAGGATAAATCATAAAATGCATTTTAAATTGTAAAAAAGACAATGATGCCTGATCGATGCGACTGGTGCGAAAATACCTTTGACCAATATGTCCGATACCATGATGAAGAGTGGGGTGTGCCTGTACATGACGACCGCGTACTTTTTGAATTTTTGATACTTGAAACCGCCCAGGCGGGATTAAGCTGGAGTACCATCCTTAAGAAAAGAGAAGGATACCGAAAAGCATTTGCAGAGTTTGACGTAGAAAAAGTTGTCAAATTTGATGCAGAAAAGATTCAACAGCTGCTAAACAACCCTGACATTGTGCGCAACGAACGCAAAGTTCGATCAGCCATTAGTAATGCTAAATGTTTTATCGAAGTACAAAATGAGTTTGACAGTTTTGACCAATATTTATGGTCGTTTGTTGACGGCAATCCTGTCCAAAACGAGTGGAATAACATGGACCAAGTACCGGCTACAACGAAGCTATCAGACAAGCTAAGTAAAGACCTCAAAAACCGTGGGTTCTCATTTATTGGAAGTACCACCATCTATGCCTATATGCAATCTGTTGGGCTGGTTAATGACCACCTGACCAGCTGCTTTCGCTACTCGAAAGTTAAGAACGCAAATTAATACATCATTTAGGGAAATGCCCTTTAACGCTGTTTCTCGATGTTTTTACTGACTAGAAAAAAGTTGTTTTTTAGTATTTTAAGTGCTTATTGAAATACAATAAAAATGGGTAATATTATGCGCTCAATGTTCTCTCTGGAAGAAGTTGGTGAAATGTTAGACATGAAAACCAGTGAGATAGAAAAAGAAATTAAAAGTGGTCATTTAACGTACTCATTTCACGAAGGTGAAAAACAGATTACCCTGTACGATCTTGAAAAATACATGGGGGCCGAACAGACTAAAAAGATCACCCAAGATTATTTATCCGAAAATAGCTCTGAATAATAACAGAGGCTTCCACATTTATGCTGTTATTTTTAAGTCGTAACAAGCTCCCCATTTAACGCCTTTTCTATTTGATCATTAACATATGTCACATTCAATCCATTGCGTTTGAGCAGTGCTGATGCAACAGATGCTCGTCTTCCTGAACGGCAATACACCAACCAATCTTTATCCTGATCCAACTTCTCTACTTCGTCGGCTAATCGAGTATGAGCAATGTTAACAGCTCCTTCGATATGTCCTTCACGAAATTCGGTAGCCTTTCGCACATCGAGAATAGCATACTCCTTATCGGTAATTTGGCTACGGGCCTGTTCAAAATTAACAGTCTCAATCTGTTCTGCATCAGCTAACGAGAAGAACTGCTCCAGATCTGCAGGCGTTGCATATCCTTGAATATTGTCTAATCCTATACGTACAAGATCGCGAATGGCAGTATCCACTTCTTCATCGTTAATAATCAGAAAAATTTCATCATTCTCATCCACATATGAGCCGACAATGGTATTAAAGTGTTTGTCAAATTGCGCCAGCAGTGATTCTCTGAGATGAGCATTCATGAATTCTATTCGTCCGCGTGTATCAATAACTGTCGCATCCGGTTGGCTACCCCGCGATGCAATTTTTGCCATCTCTATTTTCGAAGGCCTGGGGAGATCTCCAAGTACAGTCGGTCCACTTCTGTTATCACGCTTCATCCGGGCAAAGTAGAGCGGTGGCTCGGGCTGCCCGTCCAGCACAAAATCCACAAAATGCTGCTCGGTATCAGTCGCTTGAATAGAAGGATTAAATCGCAGCTCGTAGCCCACTGTTGATTCGGGTACCGATCCCAAGGCCTTACCACATGCACTGCCCGATCCGTGTCCCGGCCACACCTGTAGATACTCCGGCATAGACTTAAACTTTTCTACGGACTTAAACAATTGCCTGGCAGACGCTTCCATAACTCCTTCTTGTCCCGCAGCTGATTCCAACAGGTCTGGACGACCCACATCCCCCACAAATATAAAATCGCCGGTCAGAATACCCATAGGCTCATCAGCCGCAGCACCATCGGTTACAAGATAGCTAAGATGTTCAGGCGTGTGTCCCGGCGTATGCCTAGTCTCAAAATGAATGTTTCCCACGCTAAACTTGTCTCCGTCTTTTATCAGCTGGTAATCATACGAACTGCCTGGGAGCCACTCATACTTCCAGTCCGAACCACCCTCGTCTGAAGCATATACTTTTGCTCCTGCTTCAGCAAATTCGCGAAGGCCAGAAAGGTAATCGGCGTGGATATGTGTTTCGGTTGCAGCCTCAATGCGCAATCCGTCTTTTTCTGCTATATTCTGATACCGATCTATGTCTCGCATAGGATCAACGATAATAGCTTCTCCTGAAGCCTGACAACCAATCAGATAGGTATACTGCGATAATTTTTCTTCGTAAATCTGCTTAAAAACCATGAAGGTTAACTTAATTGAAGTACTCTTATTAATGATACATCGGTAAGAAATTATGGCAGGCAGTAGATCTTTTTGAAAAAAATATCATTTTTTTTGATTTCAGTGTAACATCTTCACAAAAAACACGTAACCCTAACTGCTTGCTATTATTACCATCAAAATTATGCTATTGAAAAATACAAAAAATGGGCACAAATAGCATTCTGGGACATTATGGATATCGTACTTTTATTATCCGTATCCTATTTCAAATAAATCCAGCCAATGAAAATAGTTTTACAACTAGATTTTTTTACAAATACGATCGAAATGCATAGTATTACTTTTTCAGAAAAATAGCTTAACCTATAACTACCTATCTAATAAAATCACAATAAGATGCTACGACGTGCAATAACCTTACTCACGGTTGTGCTGCTTAGTCTTGGTTATTTATACCAACCTTCGACAGCACAATCAATAGAAAAATTTGAAGATAAAGTAACCGAATTTACCCTTGATAACGGCCTCACCTTTATTGTTATCGAGCGACCGGTTGCTCCTGTTGTCAGTTTTGCCACTTATGTTAATGTTGGCGGAGCTAATGAACCGGTTGGTCATACCGGCATGGCTCATATTTTTGAGCACATGGCCTTTAAAGGTACTCATACTGTTGGAACAAGTAACTGGCAAAAAGAAGAAGACGTGTTGGAAGAAATGGATAACACCTATCAGAAGTGGCTGGCTGAAAAATACGAGCCGCAACCTGATTCTGCCCGCATGGATAATCTCTGGAGCAAGTTTAAGAAGTTGCAGGAAGAGGCTGGACAGTATGTTGTAAATAATGAATTTTCTCAGATTATTGACCGCAATGGCGGTACAGGGATGAACGCTTCAACAAGCCAAGACCGGACCAATTACTTTTATAACCTGCCCGAAAACCGAATGGAGCTTTGGTTTAGCCTAGAATCAGATCGATTCAAAAATCCGGTATTTCGTGAGTTTTACAAAGAAAAAGAAGTAGTCCGCGAAGAACGACGCATGCGTACCGAATCGCAGCCCATTGGCCGACTGATTGAAGAATTTGCCGCCGTAGCATACACCGCTCATCCTTATGGACGTCCAACAATAGGATGGAATTCCGACATTACGGCCACTACTAGGGAGGATGCACGCAAATTCTATAATACCTATTATGTACCCAGTAACATTACCTTTGCAATTGCCGGTGATGTTAAAGCTGAACGTGCGAAAGAACTTGCCAAAAAATACTTTGGTGATATGGAATCAGCTTCTAACCCTCCTCCCGTTTATACCAAGGAACCCGAACAGCGTGGTGAGCGTAGATTTACCATCAAGGGTGAATCACAGCCATTTTTTATAATGGGATACCATACAGTATCACAAGAGCATCCTGATTTCCAAGCACTGCAATTACTTGGGAGTATCTTATCTGGCGGGCGTACGTCAAAGCTATACAAACGTATGGTCGATGAAGAAAAAACGGCATTACAGGTAAGTGCTTTTAATGGCTACCCGGGTACAAAATACAAAACCCTTTTTGCTACTCTTGCCATCCCTAATCAAAATGTTGGCGTTGATACGATGGAAACAACCATCCTCGAAGAGATTGAGAAAGTAAAACAGGGTGAAATTTCACAACAGGCTCTAGATCGTGCACGAACCAATGCACGCGCAAGTTTACTTCGCAGCCTAGATTCCAACTCCGGTCTGGCATCTTCGCTTGCATCCGCTGAAGCACTGCGCGGGGACTGGAAAAAAGTATTTACTGACCTCGAAAAGCTGCAACAAGTTACGGTAGATGATATCCAGCGTGTAGCTAAGAAATACTTGACCAAAGATAATCGCACTGTTGGAGCTATAGTACCAAAATCTGACGACGAGGAGGTTGCAGATGCTAGCCAATAACTTATTATCTCAAAAATTTTTTAATACCAAGAATTCAACCATTATGAAGAAACTAAGCATATTATGTCTGTTAGCTGCCTTTGTGGCTTCTTGCACAGGTTCTCAACAAACAGCTGAGACCAACAAGCAAGAACAGCAGCCGATGCAAGAGAAAAGCGCTCATGAGAAGCTTGAGTTTCCTGAGCTTGACGACTTCCAAAAGCCAGAAGTCAAAACATTTACTACTGAAAATGGCATCAAATTCTTTTTGGTGGAAGACGATGAACTGCCACTCATTAACCTAAGTGCTAATATTCGTACAGGTGGTGTACAAGTACCAAATAAAAAAGCAGGATTGGCCTCCATTACAGGTACTGTTATTCGTTCAGGAGGCACAAAAACGTATCCCGCAGATTCGCTTAATGCCATGCTCGAAAATAATGCCGCCAGTATTGAAACAGGGATTGGGTTTACCTCGGGCAGAGCCAGTATGGATGTCCTTAAAAAGGATTTTGATACGCTGCTTCCTGTTTTTGTGGATGTCTTAACTAATCCGGCTTTCCCAAAAGAAAAAATTAAGCTGGCTAAAACACAGACCAAATCCGGAATTTCGCGTCGGAACGACGACACACAACAAATTGGATTCCGCGAATTTGATCGTCTTATTTATGGCAAAAATTCCGTCTATGGACGTAATACGGAGTATGCTACCATCAACAACATCAGTCGAAAAGATCTCGTAAACTTCCATGATAATAATTTCGTAGCTGAAAATATGATGATTGGCGTAGTCGGTGATTTTAACGCCACTGAAATGAAACAAAAGCTTCGTAAAGCATTTGGAGATATTCCTGAGGGTAATCAAAATAATTTAGATTTTCCTGAAGTTAATTACGAATGGGAAAGCACGATTAATTTCATTAACAAATCAGATGTTAACCAAAGCTTTGTACTGATAGGACATTTAGGTGGCATGCGCGACAATCCGGATTATGCCAAAATACAAGTTATGAATCGAGTACTTAGCGGAGGCTTCTCAGGTCGGCTAATGCAGGTTGTCCGCACCGAAATGGGGCTAGCTTATTCTGTGTTTGGCCAATATGGTATGAACAGTTTTTATCCCGGAAACTTCTATGCTGGCGTTATGACTAAAAGTTCTACAACTGCCAAAGCCATAGATGCTATCATTAAACAAATTGAACGACTGCAAAACGAACCCATAACAAAGAAAGAATTACGAGATACAAAGGATCAGATTCTAAATTCCTCGGTTTTTGAATATGACAGCTATGAAGAAGTACTCAGCCAACAGATGTCATACGACTATCGCGGACTGCCCAGTGACGCTTTCGAGCAATATATAGAAGGAGTCAAGAAAACGACAATTGAAGATGTGCAAAATGTTGCTCAGGAATACCTGAATCCAGAAAACCTGCAAATTCTGGTCGTAGGCAATAAGGATGAAATCGGCGATCAGCTTCAAAAATATGGTGATGTCAACACCATCGACATCAGCATTCCAGAACCTGGTAGTGGCGACCAAAAGATGGTAAAAGGTGATGCTGCCAAAGGGAAGCAGTTGCTCAACAAAATGGCCGATGCCGTTATTAGTCCCAGCACTGACCTAAATACACTTACAGTTTCAGGTGAGGCAACCATGCAGGGACGTAAAATGCCTATGACTATGACAGTAGATTACCCCGATGCCATTCAACAAACGATTGAAGGACCTACGGGAGAAGTCAAGTTGAATTATAAAGGAGGTTCTGGAACCATGGTCGCCGGTGGACAAGAACGTCCCCTCCCCCCGGCAATGGCCAAAGGACTGAAAAGTACCCTTAACAAAAGCTTTGTGTCTATAGCACTAAATGCCAATGAGGTTAATCCTCAATTTTTGGGTACCGAAAAAGTTGAAGGCACGACCTATAACAAACTTAACGTCACAGTAGATGGCTCTAATGTTACACTTCTGCTTGACCGGGAAACAAATTATCCTGACATCATTCGCTACAAACAGTTCAATCCCCAAGCAGGTAGCCAGATAACGATTGAAAATCGTAATTCCAATTGGAAGGTTGTTGACGGCGTTGCATACCCCTACTCACAAGTTACAATGCAAAATGGTAACAAAGCTTCTTCAGTGACCTACAAAAGTCATGAAGTAAACAAATAACTATATTTTAACTTTTATTTTTTAAAAGGCCGGAGCAATCCGGCCTTTTTTATTTTTAACAATAATACTTCCTCAAGCACCGATCTTTGAAGAATACTTTTACTCCAACACATAAATCATATTTTCTTCTCCTTATTTAATCCCCTACTATTTGAGCATAATATTAATTCCAATAGACACTCATTGTCATGTCACTTTTTGACTGGGAAGATAATCATCCCCAACCTGATGAATACGGAACATTTTATCGCGGATATATTGAGCAGGTTACGAGCTCCAATGTACTACAAATGCTTATCCAACAGGGACAAGAAACCTACACCCTTATCCAACAATTAACACCTAAACAAGCATCTTATCGTTATGCAGACGATAAATGGAGCGTCAAAGAAGTCATCGGGCACCTGATAGATACCGAACGCATCATGGCCTATCGAGCACTCTGTATCAGTCGCGGGGAAACCAAATCGTTACCAGGCTATGATCAGGACCAATATGTTGCCCAAGCAAACTTTGAAGAACGCAGCCTGCAAAACTTATCCAGCGAATATGATACACAGCGTAATGCCAACATCAGTTTGTTTAACAATTTAAGTGAACAACAAATTATGCGAAAAGGCACAGCCAATGATGAAACAGTATCCGTTCGGGCCTTGGTATATATTATTGCCGGACATGAACGGCATCATCTCAACATCCTGGAAGAAAAATATAACATTGATCAGTCAACAAATCGCTCTAAATAAAGACTGACTGTTTGCCATATTTTTTTCTTCAATATTATGAGCATCTAAAATATGTTGCACAATGCTTTTCGGGTTAGCAATTTCATCAATAGCTACAGCATCTCGGTTTTGCAACCAATACCATATTTCTTCTTGCTTATTTTCAAGGGAATTTATGATTGTAACCCCCAGCTGTTGCAGCGCAGCGGCATTGCATGCTTGTTCATATTGATTTCGGATAGGGACTGCCAATAACTTTTTACCCAGAAACATTGCTTCAGCACAAGTTTCAAATCCTGCATTACAAATAACGCCACGACAAGAGGCAAAACTATCTAAAAATCGTTGGTTACTTATCGGGTAGATCCAACAGTTTCCAGATTGATATTCACTTTTGCAAGAAGGCGAAAAAATATGCCAATCTACATGTGTAAACGGTGCGAATATTTTTTGTAGTACTTGGTGATGATAAGCAGGCAAATACACGGTAATATGATTGCCTTGCTTAACATCCAACTCTCGAATAGCCTTACGTATAATAGGCGGTGATACAAAATCATCATACGACTTAAAATGAACTCCCACCGGCCGATCGACAGGCGCAAAATGTCTGAGCAGAGTCTCTGATATCAGCGACCTTCTTTCAGGTCGTGGTGTATTGGGTGATAAAAAAGCTGCCTGATGACTCAATCCTACCACAGGTACATTTTGCAACTTTGCTGACCATGCAGAAACCGGTTCATAATCACTGACCACCAAATCATAATCCTGTAATGGGATAGACTGTATGTCACTCATGAACTGAATGGGCCGAAAATCACGAAGGGTATTCAACACCGACACGCCGCCGGCACTGTCATACGTCAGACTAATGCCATACTTCTGATATGTTATTTCATCCAGACTCAATTGGTTCGCATGACCACTGATTATTACATCCACTGAGGCATATTGACGTAATAGAGGAAGCAATTCACGCGCACGGCTGATGTGCCCGTGCCCAGTGCCCTGTACACCATATAAAATATTCATCGTATCACTGTTACTTCTTTGATTTCTTGACGAACGGGAACAACTACTGATGCATCTTTATCAATAAATTCGTCTTCGGCATATTTATACATGTTCCACTCTCCGCCGTCATATTCCAAAGCTGTTAGATTTTCAATCCAATCGCCGGAATTCATATAGATGACCGATCCATTCTCATTTTGATATCCCCGAATTTTAGGCTGATGAATATGCCCACAAATAACATAATCGTACTCATTTTGGATGGCTAAATCCATGGCTGCCACTTCAAAATCCTCAATGAAACGAACAGCTTTTTTTACACTGTCTTTAATCCGCTTGGAGAGTGATATTTTACTGCGTCCCGCCTTTCGCAAAATCCAGTTAACCAATCGATTTAGCAGGATGAGCATATCGTAGCCCTTCCCTCCGATCTTTGCCACCCACTTGGTCTGTTTCATGGTTATATCAAAAATATCCCCGTGAAAAATCCAACACTTTTCGCCATTGAGGTCCAGCACCAACTTGTCTTTGACAAAAAGCGGTCCCAGCTGTAGGCTCGAAATTTTGCGTATTACTTCATCATGGTTCCCCGTCAAATAATAAATATCCGTCCCGTTGCTCATCATGCTAAGAAAACACTTTACTACCTGCATGTGAGAGTCGGGCCAGTAATATTTTTTGAAGTTCCACATATCAAAAATATCACCATTAAGGATTAGCAACTCCGGTTCTATGGAATTCAAATACTGAGTTAATTCTACGGCATGGCAACCCACCGTCCCCAAATGCAAATCAGAAAGAACAACAATATCAACTGCTCGCTTATTATCCATATATGTTTCTTTGTTTATGAGAAAACAACAAAACTGGTGTTAAGGAGCAATAGCCTCACTGTTAATTTTCAGTCATTTCTATATTAAGAGAGTTTGACCTAAAAAGGGTATGCGAATTATATCAAGCTGATATTCTTTTCTTACATTGTAACTTTTAATTGAATTCCGGTATACCAAATCCAACTTATTATGGCTGACGAATCCAACAAGAAAAAGATTGTGCACGCTCATCTGCCCGAAGATGAACAGTTTACGACAACGTTAACAGCTGGAAACCATGAATTGCTTGCTGATGAACCAACCAGTGTTGACGGTGGAAAAGACAAAGGCCCTGATCCCTATGACTACCTCTTGATGTCGCTCGGTACTTGTACGGTTATGACCGTAAAAATGTATGCTAATCGAAAAGGTTGGGAGCTCGGCAATACATATATGGAACTGCGTCACAATAAACAGCACGACGTGGACTGTGAAAACTGTGACGATCCCAAGAGCAAAATTGACGTCATCGAAAAGGAATTGATTATCGAAGGCAATCTCAGCGACGAACAGCTAGACAAACTACTGGATATCTCTAAGAAATGTCCCGTTCATCGAACTTTGCTAGGGGATATAAAAATCGAGAGCAGCATTACTCAGCAGTAACCAATCCGAACAATATAAAGTAATAGTTGTGAAGCTCACTCGATGTGAGCTTCACACATCTAACCCATCGATTTATCAGTGGGCATTTGCCATTACTCACAGCTCTTCATAATTGCTCAACCCTTGCATATCGATCATAATTTTACCCTCTTCATTAACATCAAAGATGCTTTCAAACTCAGCATTCCACGTGATTTCATCATATTTGTAGGATGAACGAGTATGAACCGTCTGCGAAAATGTCTCATCAAAACCAGAAAGCAGAATCAATATCTCGGCGTCGTTCTGTTTAAAGCTCTCTTTGGATCTCTCCCAAAGTGGACTTTTTTCATCGATGGGATGCACGATGGTCCAATTGAGCGGGAAAAATGTAATTTTCTTCCGTTCGAGGGCTAGCGGATAAAATTGCCTATCACCATCCTCAATACACGTAAAAATAACCTCAGCTGAGAGCTCCACAAGCTGGCTGGCACGTGCATTCGCAATCCGAAACATCAGTGCCGTTCCCTCTTCATAAGGTGCAACAAGTGCCTGCTCGCTAAAAGCGATTTTCGCATGTGGACGTGAAAACCGTGCAAACATAAATCCCGTTACCAGTGCAAAGCCCAACAACCCGATAAACGATTCAAAGGTAAATAAAACGTTAGCTGCCACCCCTACGGGCGTCACTTGCCCAAAACCCACTGTGGTAAAAGCCTGTACACTAAAGAAAAAAGCATTCAAGAACAGTGAATCGATGCCCGTAATATTAGTTCCAGCCAACGCTTGCGGAGCCAATGCCACATATCCCAGTGCAAAGATGGCGTTTACCACTAAGTAGGACCCTAACGCAATCAGGTAAAACTTGAGCCACGAGACCTGAATCAAAAAGTGGTACAACGTCATCGACTCCCAAAACGGCAGTCCATCACGTTCAACATTAAAGCTGCCATCTTTGTTAAGCAACCGATAACGACTTTCACTGCTTACGCGTGAGCCAAAACCAAGATCTTTCAGCTCATCTTTTAAGTTTTGACGATAGCGTTTCCAGTCTAGCATGAGAACTACTTCCCATCAATTTTGATTCAGAAAATGCGCAAATTATGTAATAAAATATAACGGCGCCTCTCAGCTATAAGATGCAAATTAATCTACAGCGGCCGGCTCTTGCCCCTCGGCATAAGCGTCTACAGGCACACAGTTACACATCAGATTACGGTCGCCATAGGCATCATCCACACGACCGACTGCCGGCCAAAACTTATTAAATCGGAGGTAGTCCAACGGAAAGATAGCCTGTTCTCTGCTGTAGGGACGGTCCCAATCCTCATCCATAACTACCCGCATGGTATGAGGTGAATTCTTAAGTACATTATTTTCAGGCTCGGCTTCCCCTTCCTCGACTTCACGGATTTCTTCGCGGATTGAAATCATTGCCTCACAAAAACGGTCAAGCTCCTCCTTCGTCTCACTTTCCGTGGGTTCTACCATCAATGTACCCGGCACAGGAAACGACATCGTGGGCGCATGGAATCCGTAATCCATCAGGCGTTTGGCCACATCAATAGAACCAATACCAGCCGATTCTTTGAACGGACGTAAATCCACAATAAACTCATGCGCCGTACGGCCATTCTTGCCGGTGTATAGGATGGGATAATAATCTTTGAGCTTCTCTTTCAAGTAGTTCGCATTCAAAATCGCGTATTGTGTTGCCTGCGTCAATCCTTCGGCGCCCATCATCTTAATATATGCATATGAAATCGACAAGATGCTGGCACTACCCCACGGCGCAGCCGAAATACCCGGAATAGCATGTTCACCACCGGTTTCGATTACAGCGTTAGTCGGTAAAAACGGACCCAGCTCTTCGGTAGCAGCAATGGGACCCATACCCGGACCGCCACCGCCATGAGGAATACAAAATGTTTTATGCAGATTCAGGTGACAAACATCAGCACCGACTTCAGCGGGACTCGTCAATCCTACCTGTGCATTCATATTCGCGCCATCCATATATACCAATCCACCGTGATCATGAATAACTTGGCAAATCTCTTTAATGTCTTCCTCGAATACACCGTGCGTAGAAGGATAAGTTACCATCAATGCCGCAAGGTTATCTTTATGCTCCTCCGCCTTTTCACGCAGGTCATCGAGATCAATATTTCCGTGCTCGTCACACTTGGTAACCACCACATCCATGCCGGCCATCACTGCACTGGCAGGATTAGTGCCGTGCGCAGAATCAGGCACAATAGTCACATTGCGATGAGCTTCACCATGATGCTTGTGATAGGCGCTGATAGTCATTAAACCCGAAAATTCGCCCTGAGCACCGGAGTT from Fodinibius salinus encodes:
- a CDS encoding OsmC family protein, with translation MADESNKKKIVHAHLPEDEQFTTTLTAGNHELLADEPTSVDGGKDKGPDPYDYLLMSLGTCTVMTVKMYANRKGWELGNTYMELRHNKQHDVDCENCDDPKSKIDVIEKELIIEGNLSDEQLDKLLDISKKCPVHRTLLGDIKIESSITQQ
- a CDS encoding ion channel, with the protein product MLDWKRYRQNLKDELKDLGFGSRVSSESRYRLLNKDGSFNVERDGLPFWESMTLYHFLIQVSWLKFYLIALGSYLVVNAIFALGYVALAPQALAGTNITGIDSLFLNAFFFSVQAFTTVGFGQVTPVGVAANVLFTFESFIGLLGFALVTGFMFARFSRPHAKIAFSEQALVAPYEEGTALMFRIANARASQLVELSAEVIFTCIEDGDRQFYPLALERKKITFFPLNWTIVHPIDEKSPLWERSKESFKQNDAEILILLSGFDETFSQTVHTRSSYKYDEITWNAEFESIFDVNEEGKIMIDMQGLSNYEEL